The region AGGCGTAGATGCAGAAAAAGCCCCTTTCTTTTTTGGAGGACATAGGATAACCAATAGTTTACCCTACTATCGCGGAAATTCATTACAACCGGAAAGTAAAGTATTGTATCATTTTTTAAAAGAGTATTTTTTCCCTGTAAAAAATTCACTCCTTCCTATCATTGATATTCATTCTGGTTACGGAACGATTGATCACGTGTGGTGGCCGTATGCGAGAACACATAAGGAATGCGAAGATGATTTTTTATTTCATAAAATTTCAAACCACCTCGCACAAGAAAAAAATCATACAAGTTATAAGTTCGGACCTCAAAGCGAAACGTATACAACTCATGGCGACTTATGGGATATGCTCTACGATCAGTTTTTAAAAAAACAAGAAACTCGAAAACCAAAACACAATTCTCGTTTACTACCTCTTACCCTAGAGATAGGAACTTGGGCAGACTTAAAACAAAATCCACTCAAACTCCTTAAAAAAAGAGGAATTTTTAACCCCGCAAGAGAAA is a window of Leptospiraceae bacterium DNA encoding:
- a CDS encoding carboxypeptidase, translating into MLRGIKRLNRYENRILSIAKAGGNLVRLRQFGFSSKTKEGFRFPIYVLEIGKPKAIKKNPSGLVAGVHGLETIGIRVLLDFLDHIFKKTGEEILDEIKSGKLGIACIPILNPGGVALTTRSNPKGVDLMRNSGVDAEKAPFFFGGHRITNSLPYYRGNSLQPESKVLYHFLKEYFFPVKNSLLPIIDIHSGYGTIDHVWWPYARTHKECEDDFLFHKISNHLAQEKNHTSYKFGPQSETYTTHGDLWDMLYDQFLKKQETRKPKHNSRLLPLTLEIGTWADLKQNPLKLLKKRGIFNPARENKKKSIESHRKFLMDVLRISQTKQQDWI